The following coding sequences lie in one Lacerta agilis isolate rLacAgi1 chromosome 4, rLacAgi1.pri, whole genome shotgun sequence genomic window:
- the LOC117044954 gene encoding transmembrane 4 L6 family member 1-like, whose amino-acid sequence MCTGKCSKCIGIALLPLAVCAIVSNLLLYFPNGEVLEARRITDLVWFFHGIIGAGILVFLPAFMILGAGKCCANRCGMVLSLVFAVLGAVGGLYCVIISSLGLISGPLCDIGDEVYIYPFRNDTLADNYLFNQTTWSICKKPENIILWNIVLFSLLLAIGMAEAILCLIQVVNSLIGFIRGLKERKTDIAGM is encoded by the exons ATGTGCACTGGGAAATGCTCCAAATGCATTGGGATTGCCCTCCTGCCTCTTGCTGTCTGCGCTATCGTCTCCAATCTCCTCCTCTACTTCCCTAACGGAGAAGTGTTGGAAGCACGCAGGATCACGGACCTGGTCTGGTTTTTCCACGGTATTATTGGAGCTGGAATATTG gTTTTCTTGCCAGCGTTTATGATATTGGGTGCAGGTAAATGCTGCGCTAACAGATGTGGG ATGGTTCTCTCTCTCGTCTTTGCTGTGCTTGGAGCTGTCGGTGGACTGTACTGTGTGATCATCTCATCCCTGGGGTTAATTAGTGGTCCTCTCTGTGATATTGGTGACGAAGTATACATCTACCCTTTCAGGAATGACACCTTAGC GGACAATTATTTGTTTAACCAGACAACCTGGAGCATCTGCAAAAAACCTGAAAATATAATCCTTTGGAACATTGTGTTGTTTTCCCTCCTGCTGGCAATCGGCATGGCTGAAGCCATCCTCTGCCTCATCCAAGTGGTCAACAGTCTCATTGGGTTCATACGTGGCTTGAAGGAAAGAAAG ACGGATATTGCAGGAATGTGA